The sequence TGGCAGGATACATGGAATACAGCAAGACCTCACTATGGCATAGACATGAACGGCCTAACGCCTTTTGAGAAACTGAAATCAACAAAAGCTATGATATCTGAAAACATAGTAAGGTTTCCAACCTTACTACTGGAAGATATCATAAGGGTAGCAGGCTACCCTTATGAATGGTTGAGTAAGTTTGTGAACCTGTATATATTTAGTAGAGGTGGTAAGTATGTGTGGACCACTTACCAGTATTTAAATCACAAACTCTAAAAAAGAAGGGCATAAGCCCTCAGACTATCTTTTGCCAATCAAAATGCCTACATCCTCCATGAGCGATTGAAGATCCTCTTCATGCTCAACCTCATCTTCCAATATCTGCAAGGCCAGGTTATATGTTACAGGGTCTTTCATGTGCGTAGTATCAAGAAGGCTTTTATAAACACTGATTGCGCATTGTTCTCCCTTTATATTCTGTTTCAGTATTTCCTCAACTACAGGATTTTCTGGAGCATCATAGCCGCAATTTGTAAAATCATACCACTGGGCGGGTTTTAAAATTGGTGTGCCACCAAGTTGTATAATCCTATTTGCAACCATATCTGCATGCCTAAGCTCATCGTTTGCATGCTCTATCAACTCCTGTATTACAGCCTCTTTCATTGGCCCTTTAACTACTTTAGCACCAAGCCAATACTGATAATACGCAAGCCACTCATCGGCATATGCTTTATTCAACAGATTAATAACCTCATTAACATCCATACCTACAATCTCAATACCTTTGCTACCCATAATTCCACCTCCTAAAAATTATTTATTTATTTTTCAGTATATGTTAAACTTATTCTAACGTCAACTCTTTGAAAACAAATACTTGCCGGGAGGTTAAAAAATGATTGAGATCTATAATGACCTACAAAGCAACGTATTGAAATTTAAACTCAGCGGACTCATAACAGCCGAAGATTATGAAAACACTTTAATACCTGCAATAAAGGAAAAACTCAAAAAACATAGAAAGATACGAATACTCTACCATGTAACCAAAGAGTTTAAATCATATCAGCTAAAAGCTGTGATAGACGACGCAAAGGCCGGCTTAATGTTTTTCAATGCGTGGGAAAAAATAGCCGTTGTTAGTGATGTCGAATGGATTATAAACGGAGTAAAGGCATTTTCATTTATAATTCCAGCTAAAGTAAAAGTATTTTCAAATAATGAAATCGGTAATGCAAGAAAGTGGCTTTATCAAAACAACATCTAATATACAAAACACGGCCAGTAAAAACTTGAAAAATCAAGGATATCATGGCATCATTATGTTGTGTACGAGAAGATAAAAAAGCTTCTAAACGAAAACGATAGATTTGCAAAACACAACAACATGAGATTAATTGAAGTAAAAGAGGGCTATGCTGTTGCCACGATGAAAATAGAAGAAAAACATTTAAATGCAGCAGGGGTAGTCCAGGGTGGGGTTATTTTTACCTTGGCAGATTTGGCCTTTGGAGCTGCGGCAAACTCTCGTGGCATTCTAAATCTAAGTCTAAACGCTACTATTTCATTCATAAAGGCTACAGACCAAGGAATTCTAAAGGCCTGTGCCAAAGAAATTTCAAGAAACAAAAGAGTTGCTGTATATCAAATAGACGTAAAAAACGAGAACGATGAGCTTATTGCAATAGTGCAAGGTGTTGCCTACTCCAAAGGCAAAACTATCCAATAAATTCCAAAAATATTGACAATTATCCTTATTTTTAATAGGATTGTGCGCTACTTGGGGGTGTTTTGATGTTTTCGGATTTGACCGAGAAACTTAACGATATTTTTAAGGTCATAAAATCAAAGGGTGTTATCACAGAAAAAGATTTAGACAACGCCCTTAGAGAGATAAAGTTCGCCCTGTTGGAAGCGGATGTAAACTATAAGGTCGTAAAAGACTTCACAAAAGAACTCAAAGAGGAGCTAAAGGGGAAAGAATTAGAGAAGAGCCTAACACCTGGGCAAATCGTCGTTGAAGAAGTCCACAAAAAGCTAACCGAGATCTTGGGTGGCCAGGCACAACCCCTAACCATAACCAAAACACCCTTTATTATAATGCTCGTAGGTCTTCAAGGAAGTGGTAAAACCACAACGGCAGCAAAACTTGCTAAATTCTTACGCTCCAAAGGCAGACAGCCCCTCTTGGTTGCTTGCGATATTTATAGACCTGCAGCAATAAAACAGCTTCAGATTTTAGGTAAACAAATAAATATAGATGTATTCTCAAAAGAAAATTCAAAACCTGAAGACATAGCAAAAGAGGCATTGAATTATGCAAAACAAAATGGCAAGAACGTTATCATAATAGACACAGCCGGAAGGCTTCATATAGACGACGAATTAATGGAAGAGTTAGAAAGAATCAAGCAAAAAATAGAACCTGATGAGATACTCTTTGTTGCCGATGCCATGATAGGTCAAGAAGCCGTAAATGTAGCAAAGGTCTTTGATGAAAGGGTAGGAATCACAGGTGCAATTTTCACTAAACTTGATGGTGATGCGCGTGGCGGTGCAGCCCTTTCCATAATGAAGGTTGTTGGAAAACCGATAAAATTTGCCGGCGTTGGTGAAAAAATTAGTGATTTTGAGCCATTCTACCCGGATAGAGTAGCATCAAGAATCTTGGGCATGGGTGATGTATTAACACTTATCGAAAAGGTTAGAGAAACAGAGAATGAAAAGGAAGCTAAAGAACTTGCAAGAA comes from Hippea maritima DSM 10411 and encodes:
- a CDS encoding PaaI family thioesterase; this encodes MYEKIKKLLNENDRFAKHNNMRLIEVKEGYAVATMKIEEKHLNAAGVVQGGVIFTLADLAFGAAANSRGILNLSLNATISFIKATDQGILKACAKEISRNKRVAVYQIDVKNENDELIAIVQGVAYSKGKTIQ
- the ffh gene encoding signal recognition particle protein, with product MFSDLTEKLNDIFKVIKSKGVITEKDLDNALREIKFALLEADVNYKVVKDFTKELKEELKGKELEKSLTPGQIVVEEVHKKLTEILGGQAQPLTITKTPFIIMLVGLQGSGKTTTAAKLAKFLRSKGRQPLLVACDIYRPAAIKQLQILGKQINIDVFSKENSKPEDIAKEALNYAKQNGKNVIIIDTAGRLHIDDELMEELERIKQKIEPDEILFVADAMIGQEAVNVAKVFDERVGITGAIFTKLDGDARGGAALSIMKVVGKPIKFAGVGEKISDFEPFYPDRVASRILGMGDVLTLIEKVRETENEKEAKELARKLKKQQFSLDDFLNQLKKIQKMGSIAKIIQMIPGMNKVKIDDEESFNKEIKHIEAIILSMTKEERQNYKILNASRKRRIAKGSGTRVSDVNRLIKQFIEMNKMMKGMNKSKAFNLMKRLGIKM
- a CDS encoding ferritin-like domain-containing protein, whose translation is MGSKGIEIVGMDVNEVINLLNKAYADEWLAYYQYWLGAKVVKGPMKEAVIQELIEHANDELRHADMVANRIIQLGGTPILKPAQWYDFTNCGYDAPENPVVEEILKQNIKGEQCAISVYKSLLDTTHMKDPVTYNLALQILEDEVEHEEDLQSLMEDVGILIGKR
- a CDS encoding STAS/SEC14 domain-containing protein, whose protein sequence is MIEIYNDLQSNVLKFKLSGLITAEDYENTLIPAIKEKLKKHRKIRILYHVTKEFKSYQLKAVIDDAKAGLMFFNAWEKIAVVSDVEWIINGVKAFSFIIPAKVKVFSNNEIGNARKWLYQNNI